The following coding sequences are from one Campylobacter sp. RM16187 window:
- a CDS encoding GNAT family N-acetyltransferase yields MENLVIIENSANFDPKDIDEIQLSIGWTEQKYIDAAPLYSHYDMFRSYDYVAIAKIGEKTIGVLHAFSDRDNFATSYLYGIMVHKDYQRKGVGRALMNAFNKRFAHTTTWVVTPISKNRDAVAFLEKFGFIENSKNFTICSRKRVPRININE; encoded by the coding sequence ATGGAAAATTTAGTAATTATAGAAAATTCGGCGAATTTTGATCCGAAAGATATCGATGAAATTCAGTTATCCATAGGCTGGACGGAGCAAAAGTATATAGACGCGGCTCCTTTGTATTCACACTATGATATGTTTAGAAGCTATGATTATGTAGCTATCGCTAAGATAGGAGAAAAAACTATCGGAGTTTTGCATGCTTTTTCGGATAGAGATAACTTTGCCACATCTTATCTTTACGGTATTATGGTTCATAAGGATTATCAACGTAAAGGCGTAGGACGAGCTTTGATGAACGCTTTTAATAAAAGATTTGCTCATACTACGACTTGGGTCGTAACGCCGATTAGCAAAAATAGGGATGCGGTAGCGTTTTTAGAAAAATTCGGTTTTATAGAAAATTCTAAAAATTTTACGATTTGCTCTAGAAAAAGAGTGCCTAGAATAAATATAAATGAGTGA
- a CDS encoding DUF4135 domain-containing protein produces the protein MSDFAKAICDQFPNCIFSEKFVLKIEEFLKQTKFISSAQCMAFDKRLNGKINLENFKADISSINLYAEYMLQKYICKAILDVKKYLKSDVVKFDDIEFASKETHNEKRSILIFSANDKKLVYKPYNVKHLKVLLDIFNHIKQNLKYDISMFPEILHYEKDYCIIEFLDSDQNLDETRLCYCIGAALAFSYCFRITDLHSENILYANNSFYILDTETCFYRDVYADHFALSYTGLLTTKNSCGLFDRTTKDMIVQINKDFEVSFLSDRRNRSKIINIKDNAHIVYRGFKDCYRAIMKHKDKILEIINSNDLILRFVFRPTSVYIKWMILLFTPSLNFKDNIIKLRNEMTKYKKGNISEENYQDIIKNELADMILTDVPYFYYDTTKNCIYHKDRLVVDNFYKENFSFFVKRWLDSINNKNFISLQKELNYLMALKR, from the coding sequence ATGAGTGATTTTGCTAAGGCTATCTGCGATCAATTTCCAAATTGCATATTTAGCGAAAAGTTCGTTTTAAAAATAGAAGAGTTTTTAAAACAGACTAAATTTATAAGTAGCGCTCAGTGTATGGCATTTGATAAGAGATTAAACGGAAAGATAAATTTAGAAAATTTTAAAGCCGATATATCTAGTATTAATCTATACGCTGAGTATATGCTGCAAAAATATATTTGCAAGGCTATTTTAGATGTCAAAAAATATTTAAAGTCGGATGTCGTTAAATTTGACGATATTGAATTTGCTAGCAAAGAGACGCACAATGAAAAGCGAAGCATACTTATATTTAGCGCAAACGACAAAAAGCTTGTGTATAAGCCCTATAACGTAAAACACTTAAAAGTTCTATTAGATATCTTTAATCATATTAAGCAAAATTTAAAATACGATATATCTATGTTTCCTGAAATTTTACACTATGAAAAAGATTATTGCATTATAGAATTTTTAGATAGCGATCAAAATTTAGATGAGACTAGATTATGCTACTGTATAGGGGCGGCTTTAGCTTTTAGTTATTGCTTTAGAATTACCGATCTACATAGCGAAAATATCTTATATGCAAATAACTCTTTTTATATCTTAGATACCGAAACTTGCTTTTATAGAGATGTTTATGCGGATCATTTTGCGCTAAGCTATACGGGGCTTTTAACGACTAAGAATAGTTGCGGACTTTTTGATAGGACTACAAAAGATATGATCGTGCAAATAAATAAAGATTTTGAAGTCTCATTTTTAAGCGATAGAAGAAATAGGTCGAAAATTATTAACATAAAAGATAACGCACATATCGTTTATAGGGGCTTTAAGGATTGTTATAGGGCGATTATGAAGCATAAAGATAAGATTTTAGAGATTATAAATTCAAACGATTTGATATTAAGATTTGTATTTAGACCGACTAGTGTTTATATAAAATGGATGATTTTACTATTTACGCCGTCTTTAAATTTTAAAGATAATATAATCAAACTTCGTAATGAGATGACAAAATATAAAAAAGGAAATATATCTGAAGAAAATTATCAAGATATAATAAAAAACGAGCTAGCCGATATGATACTAACCGATGTGCCGTATTTTTATTATGATACTACAAAAAACTGCATATATCATAAAGATAGATTAGTTGTGGATAATTTTTATAAGGAAAATTTTAGCTTTTTTGTAAAAAGATGGCTTGATAGTATAAATAATAAAAATTTTATAAGTTTGCAAAAAGAACTAAACTACTTAATGGCTTTAAAAAGATAA
- a CDS encoding YggS family pyridoxal phosphate-dependent enzyme has product MKNLAEILERIKKVQIGVEVKLIAVSKNVTTKEVLELFNEGQIDFGENRVQELKNKQQILAEILPENLIKWHFIGRLQSNKINQLISLRPTLWQSCESLKAALEVDKRLDYELECLLQINSAEEESKQGVEAKMAVETFLSIKESCKFLRPVGVMSIGAHVDDIKSIQKSFEITRKIYEELEPHGAKICSMGMSGDFELAIKCGSNMVRLGSVLYK; this is encoded by the coding sequence TTGAAAAATTTAGCTGAAATTTTAGAGCGCATCAAAAAGGTGCAAATCGGTGTAGAGGTTAAACTCATAGCCGTTAGTAAAAACGTAACCACAAAAGAGGTTTTAGAGCTTTTTAATGAGGGGCAGATCGACTTTGGCGAAAATAGAGTTCAAGAGCTTAAAAACAAGCAGCAAATTTTAGCTGAAATTTTGCCTGAGAATCTTATAAAATGGCACTTTATCGGTCGTCTTCAAAGTAACAAGATAAACCAACTCATATCTCTTCGCCCCACTCTTTGGCAAAGTTGTGAGAGTCTTAAGGCTGCGCTTGAAGTGGATAAAAGGCTTGATTATGAGCTTGAATGCTTGCTTCAGATAAACTCCGCCGAAGAAGAGAGCAAGCAAGGAGTGGAAGCCAAAATGGCGGTGGAGACATTTTTGTCTATCAAAGAGAGCTGCAAATTCTTACGTCCTGTTGGAGTGATGAGTATCGGCGCGCACGTGGATGATATAAAGAGTATCCAAAAAAGCTTTGAAATCACGCGTAAAATTTATGAAGAGCTTGAACCGCACGGAGCTAAAATTTGCTCTATGGGGATGAGTGGCGACTTTGAGCTGGCCATAAAATGCGGCTCAAATATGGTAAGACTGGGGTCTGTTTTGTATAAATAA
- the rseP gene encoding RIP metalloprotease RseP, whose translation MKSIIFVVLLLILGVYAYSWYFFITVFAISFLIFFHELGHFMAARILNVGVLKFSVGFGDSLYSKRVGQTEYAISAIPLGGYVSLKGQDDTKPNLKNMDDDSYTKLSPLGRIFILFAGPFFNFALAFLIFIVLGYIGVDRLAPVVGNVMPNSAAQKAGLLKNDKILSINGVEIREWDDISKNVKLTQTLIEIERNKKIQTVKLTPKIGESVNLFREKIEKPLIGISPSGEVINLKSRGLDSLKFAFNETINASKLIFTGIGKLIEGVVPIKDMGGIIQIADITSKAAQISISTLLVITALISVNLGVLNLLPIPALDGGHILFNIYELIFRREMNEKVYIGLTYCGWALLITLMLVATFNDILRLGGVSN comes from the coding sequence TTGAAAAGTATAATTTTTGTAGTTTTGTTGCTTATTTTAGGTGTTTACGCTTATTCATGGTATTTTTTTATAACTGTTTTTGCCATATCTTTTTTAATATTTTTTCACGAACTTGGGCACTTTATGGCAGCTAGAATTTTAAATGTAGGAGTTTTAAAATTTAGCGTAGGCTTTGGAGATAGTCTATACTCAAAACGCGTAGGCCAAACCGAATATGCGATTTCAGCTATTCCTCTTGGAGGGTATGTGAGCCTAAAAGGACAGGATGATACCAAACCAAATCTAAAAAATATGGACGATGACAGCTATACCAAACTTAGCCCTCTTGGACGGATTTTCATACTTTTTGCAGGGCCGTTTTTTAACTTCGCTTTAGCATTTTTGATATTTATTGTGCTTGGGTATATTGGTGTAGATAGGCTAGCTCCCGTGGTCGGTAATGTGATGCCAAATTCAGCCGCGCAAAAAGCCGGTCTACTAAAAAATGATAAAATTTTAAGCATAAACGGAGTAGAAATTCGCGAATGGGACGATATAAGCAAAAATGTAAAGCTAACTCAAACCCTAATTGAAATAGAGAGAAACAAAAAGATACAAACTGTAAAATTAACGCCAAAAATAGGCGAAAGCGTTAATCTTTTCAGAGAAAAAATAGAAAAACCACTTATAGGAATTTCTCCTTCAGGCGAGGTTATAAATCTAAAAAGCAGAGGTCTTGACTCTTTAAAATTTGCATTTAATGAGACGATAAACGCCTCAAAACTCATATTTACAGGCATTGGCAAGCTAATAGAGGGCGTGGTGCCTATAAAAGATATGGGAGGTATAATTCAGATAGCAGATATTACTTCTAAAGCCGCACAGATAAGTATATCAACCCTTCTTGTAATCACTGCTTTAATCTCTGTAAATTTAGGCGTATTAAATTTACTTCCCATCCCAGCACTTGACGGAGGACATATTCTATTTAATATATATGAGCTGATTTTTAGACGAGAAATGAATGAAAAAGTCTATATCGGCCTAACATATTGCGGATGGGCTTTATTGATTACACTTATGCTAGTTGCTACATTCAACGATATATTAAGGCTTGGCGGAGTTAGTAATTGA
- a CDS encoding AI-2E family transporter: MRSNLVIVYLASFVVVAAGLKAASMVVFPFLIAVFIAIVMSPAINYLQRLKFPRILAFMVVVGVVFVTLGFIANTVITTINGLLGYLPELQEKFKTFSDQTIQIIERYDIINTQDIVVPSEFDPNKIFAAFGTLLKGSTELVSKSFFIFLLVTFMLFETNVFHQKIEYFASKNPQANQIADTFISNLKRYLEIKSLTSLATGILIFIGLHIIGVPYAPLWGIVAFVLNFIPTIGSVIAAIPAILVALLMSDVSSTVWTIALYLVINVAIGNFIEPKFLGKELGISTLVVLMSLLFWGFLFGIGGMFLAVPLTMSLKIALDANPNTKFIAVLLSDKID, from the coding sequence TTGAGAAGTAATCTAGTAATAGTCTATCTGGCAAGCTTTGTTGTTGTAGCCGCAGGTTTAAAGGCTGCAAGTATGGTTGTATTTCCCTTCCTTATAGCAGTTTTTATAGCCATAGTAATGTCTCCTGCGATAAATTATCTCCAAAGGCTTAAATTTCCTAGAATATTAGCTTTTATGGTTGTTGTTGGAGTTGTATTTGTAACGCTTGGCTTTATTGCGAATACTGTTATAACTACTATAAATGGACTTCTTGGCTATCTTCCGGAGCTTCAGGAAAAGTTTAAAACTTTTAGCGATCAGACTATTCAGATCATTGAGAGATATGATATTATCAATACACAAGATATAGTAGTACCAAGCGAATTTGACCCTAATAAAATTTTTGCCGCCTTTGGCACTCTATTAAAAGGGAGTACAGAACTTGTATCAAAGAGCTTTTTTATATTTTTATTAGTTACCTTTATGTTGTTTGAAACCAATGTATTTCATCAAAAAATCGAGTATTTCGCTAGCAAAAATCCTCAAGCAAACCAGATAGCAGATACCTTCATATCAAATTTGAAAAGATATTTGGAGATTAAGTCATTAACCTCTTTGGCTACCGGAATTTTGATCTTTATCGGACTTCATATCATCGGTGTGCCTTACGCACCGCTTTGGGGAATAGTAGCCTTTGTCTTAAATTTCATACCAACTATAGGCTCGGTCATAGCTGCAATACCTGCTATTTTAGTTGCACTCTTGATGAGCGATGTAAGTTCGACCGTTTGGACGATAGCCTTATATCTTGTAATAAATGTTGCAATAGGAAATTTTATAGAGCCTAAATTTTTAGGTAAAGAGCTTGGTATAAGCACGCTAGTTGTATTAATGAGTCTACTTTTTTGGGGATTTTTATTTGGAATCGGCGGAATGTTTTTGGCAGTACCTCTTACAATGAGCCTTAAAATAGCACTTGACGCCAATCCAAACACTAAATTTATAGCCGTTTTGCTTAGTGATAAGATAGATTAA
- the pgsA gene encoding CDP-diacylglycerol--glycerol-3-phosphate 3-phosphatidyltransferase — protein sequence MSLNLPNILAFLRILLAPAMFYILVNTNTHFENIHISWINYFAGLIFAIASVTDFFDGYIARAWNQKTKLGAIIDPLADKMLTLAAFLGLMMMDRANPWAIYLILIREFFITGFRVVIAAEGLNFAASMAGKVKTVFQMIAIGFLIMQWPFANALLWFAVALTLYSGFEYIFAYIRSAR from the coding sequence ATGAGTTTAAATTTACCGAATATCCTTGCGTTTTTACGCATTTTACTGGCGCCTGCTATGTTTTATATCCTTGTAAATACAAATACTCATTTTGAAAATATCCATATTAGCTGGATAAACTATTTTGCGGGACTAATTTTTGCAATAGCCAGCGTGACAGATTTTTTTGACGGATATATCGCAAGAGCTTGGAATCAAAAAACAAAGCTTGGCGCCATAATAGATCCTTTGGCCGATAAGATGCTAACCTTAGCCGCATTTTTAGGGCTTATGATGATGGATAGAGCCAATCCTTGGGCTATATATCTGATACTTATAAGAGAATTTTTTATAACAGGTTTTAGAGTAGTGATAGCTGCAGAGGGACTAAATTTCGCCGCCTCAATGGCAGGCAAGGTAAAAACGGTATTTCAGATGATAGCCATTGGATTTTTGATCATGCAGTGGCCTTTTGCCAATGCACTTTTATGGTTTGCCGTAGCATTAACACTATATTCTGGATTTGAGTATATATTTGCATATATAAGATCTGCCAGATAA
- a CDS encoding enoyl-ACP reductase, with translation MDFKNEFKGKTLVISGGTRGIGRAIVEQFAEVGANIAFTYNSNEELAKTQAKGLEDKFKIKARAYSLNILEPETYKDLFELIDADFDRVDFFISNAIISGRAVVGGYTKFMKLRPRGINNIFTATVNAFVVGAQEAAKRMEKIGGGSIISLSSTGNLVYIENYAGHGASKAAVEAMARYAATELGEKNIRVNIVSGGPIETDALRAFTNYEEVRDMTAKLSPLNRIGQPTDLAGACLFLCSSKASWITGHTFIIDGGTTFK, from the coding sequence ATGGATTTTAAAAACGAATTTAAAGGTAAAACCTTAGTAATAAGCGGTGGGACAAGGGGTATAGGAAGGGCGATAGTAGAGCAGTTTGCAGAGGTTGGAGCAAATATTGCTTTTACTTATAACTCAAATGAGGAACTAGCCAAAACGCAAGCCAAAGGGCTTGAGGATAAGTTCAAAATAAAGGCGCGCGCCTACTCTTTAAATATACTTGAACCAGAAACATATAAGGATCTTTTCGAGCTTATAGATGCCGATTTTGATAGAGTGGACTTTTTTATATCAAATGCGATTATTTCAGGGCGTGCCGTAGTTGGTGGATATACTAAATTTATGAAACTTCGACCAAGAGGTATAAATAATATCTTTACCGCTACTGTAAATGCCTTTGTGGTAGGAGCTCAAGAGGCCGCCAAGAGAATGGAAAAAATCGGCGGTGGTAGTATTATCTCGCTTAGTTCAACCGGAAATTTAGTATATATAGAAAACTACGCAGGTCACGGAGCCTCAAAGGCTGCTGTTGAAGCTATGGCAAGATACGCCGCAACAGAGCTTGGAGAAAAAAACATTAGAGTAAACATAGTAAGCGGAGGTCCTATCGAAACGGATGCTTTAAGAGCCTTTACAAACTATGAAGAAGTAAGAGATATGACAGCTAAGCTAAGCCCGTTAAATCGTATAGGTCAGCCTACGGATCTGGCCGGAGCTTGCCTGTTTTTATGCTCAAGCAAGGCTAGCTGGATAACCGGTCATACATTTATAATAGATGGCGGAACAACATTTAAATGA
- the dapA gene encoding 4-hydroxy-tetrahydrodipicolinate synthase, with product MKKILKGAMTALITPFKNGKLDEESYEKLIIRQIQNGIDAVVPVGTTGESATLTHDEHRICIEIAVKTCKNTNVKVLAGAGSNATHEAVGLAQFAQAHGADGILSVAPYYNKPTQEGLYQHYKTIASSVEIPVLLYNVPGRVGVDILPCTIFRLFNDCENIFGVKEASGSIDRCVDLLAHEPNLVVISGEDAINYPILSNGGKGVISVTSNLLPDKISELTHLALDEEYIKAKAINDKLYNINKMLFCESNPIPIKAAMYIAGLLPSLEYRLPLCEPSKENFKKIEETMKQYEIKGF from the coding sequence ATGAAAAAGATTCTAAAGGGCGCAATGACCGCTCTTATAACACCTTTTAAAAACGGTAAATTAGATGAAGAAAGTTATGAAAAACTTATTATAAGGCAAATTCAAAACGGAATAGACGCAGTAGTGCCTGTGGGAACTACCGGAGAGAGTGCCACTCTAACCCATGATGAACATAGAATTTGTATAGAAATAGCCGTAAAGACATGCAAAAATACGAATGTAAAAGTGCTTGCCGGCGCCGGCAGTAACGCTACTCATGAGGCGGTTGGACTTGCTCAATTTGCCCAAGCTCATGGAGCTGACGGCATCCTTTCGGTTGCGCCGTATTACAATAAACCTACCCAAGAAGGACTATATCAACACTATAAAACAATAGCCTCAAGTGTTGAAATTCCGGTTCTTTTATATAACGTCCCGGGTCGTGTAGGTGTGGATATACTACCTTGCACGATTTTTAGACTTTTTAATGACTGTGAAAATATATTTGGCGTAAAAGAGGCGAGCGGAAGTATCGATAGATGCGTAGATTTGCTTGCTCATGAGCCAAATTTGGTCGTTATAAGCGGAGAGGATGCTATAAACTACCCTATCCTTTCAAATGGTGGGAAGGGTGTCATATCAGTAACCTCAAACCTGCTTCCTGATAAAATTTCAGAGCTTACGCATCTGGCTCTTGATGAAGAGTATATCAAGGCAAAGGCTATCAATGATAAGCTTTATAATATCAATAAGATGTTGTTTTGCGAGAGCAATCCAATACCTATAAAGGCGGCTATGTATATAGCGGGACTACTTCCAAGTCTAGAGTATAGGCTGCCGCTTTGCGAACCTAGCAAAGAGAATTTCAAAAAGATAGAAGAGACTATGAAGCAGTATGAGATAAAAGGATTTTAA
- a CDS encoding M16 family metallopeptidase, whose protein sequence is MLLKYSKIKLKNGFGIYHIPVNKGSNVISIDLFYKVGSRNEVMGKSGIAHMLEHLNFKSTKNLKAGEFDKIVKGFGGINNASTGFDYTHYFVKCSKQNLDKSLGLYADIMANLSLKDKEFQPERNVVLEERLWRTDNNPIGFLYFTLFNTAFTYHPYHWTPIGFIEDIKNWTIEDIKEFHSIFYQPKNAILLISGDIDKKTAFELGKKHFEEIKNSKDIPNIHCVEPVQNGAKRVEIYKESEVEMIAIAFKAPPFNHQDQVALGAISEYLSSGKSSVMHRILVDEKCLVNQIYAYNMDNIDEGLFIIIAVCNPGVKAELVEKEIHQILENIKKENINQDELTKIKNSIKSDFIHSFGSASRVANLYGDFLIKGDIKPLFELQEKIENLKGKDINEISKKYFTDRASTTVILRKDQK, encoded by the coding sequence ATGCTTTTAAAATATTCAAAAATTAAACTTAAAAACGGGTTTGGAATTTATCACATTCCGGTAAATAAAGGCTCAAATGTAATCAGTATCGATCTTTTTTACAAGGTAGGATCAAGAAACGAAGTAATGGGAAAAAGTGGAATAGCTCATATGCTAGAGCACCTAAATTTCAAATCTACCAAAAATCTAAAAGCTGGAGAGTTCGACAAGATAGTCAAGGGTTTTGGCGGTATAAATAACGCAAGCACAGGCTTTGATTATACTCACTATTTTGTTAAGTGCTCAAAGCAAAATTTAGACAAATCGCTAGGATTATACGCTGATATAATGGCGAATTTAAGCCTTAAAGACAAGGAATTTCAGCCTGAGCGAAATGTTGTTTTAGAAGAGAGGCTTTGGCGTACAGATAATAACCCTATAGGTTTTTTGTACTTCACTCTCTTTAATACAGCCTTTACCTATCATCCATACCATTGGACGCCGATAGGTTTTATAGAGGATATTAAAAACTGGACAATTGAAGATATAAAAGAATTTCATTCTATCTTTTATCAGCCTAAAAATGCGATACTATTAATCAGCGGAGATATAGATAAAAAAACGGCATTCGAGCTTGGTAAAAAGCACTTTGAAGAGATTAAAAACTCAAAGGATATTCCAAATATTCACTGCGTAGAACCTGTTCAAAATGGAGCAAAGAGGGTTGAAATTTATAAAGAGAGCGAAGTGGAGATGATCGCGATTGCCTTTAAAGCCCCGCCGTTTAACCATCAAGATCAGGTGGCGTTAGGCGCTATAAGCGAGTATTTAAGTAGTGGTAAAAGCTCAGTAATGCATAGGATTTTAGTTGATGAAAAATGTTTAGTAAATCAAATTTATGCTTACAATATGGATAATATCGACGAAGGTCTTTTTATAATAATAGCGGTTTGCAATCCCGGAGTAAAAGCTGAATTGGTGGAAAAAGAGATACATCAGATTTTAGAAAATATTAAAAAAGAAAATATAAATCAAGATGAGCTAACAAAGATAAAAAATAGCATAAAATCGGACTTCATACACTCTTTTGGTAGCGCTTCAAGAGTTGCGAATTTATATGGGGATTTTCTTATCAAGGGCGACATAAAACCTCTTTTTGAGCTTCAAGAGAAGATAGAAAATCTAAAGGGTAAAGATATTAATGAAATTTCTAAAAAATACTTTACCGATAGGGCTTCTACTACAGTTATTTTAAGAAAGGATCAAAAATGA
- a CDS encoding quinone-dependent dihydroorotate dehydrogenase, which yields MNYNNLKTIFFKFQPETAHAIAECTMVYADKIFPGSMSFVANKCVVNDARLQQNLFNLVFNNPIGIAGGFDKNATMLKPLTALGFGHIEFGTLTPKPQSGNKKPRLFRLVEEESIQNAMGFNNEGAKKIAKRVQKLYPFVIPLFANIGKNKVTPNENALEDYENLTKEFSDICDAFVINISSPNTLNLRDLQNVEFVKELFNRLTSITTKPIIFKIAPDMDDEKAVEICKTAVEGGASGVIINNTSVDYSLSKSQNLQNFGGLSGKVITEKSRRLFKIVADELFGKTVLIASGGIDSGEEAYRRIRMGANLVQIYTAFIFRGPAVCRYINLELLELLERDGFANISEAVGIDIGK from the coding sequence TTGAATTATAATAATTTAAAAACTATTTTTTTTAAATTTCAACCAGAAACTGCACACGCGATAGCGGAGTGTACGATGGTCTATGCAGATAAGATATTTCCGGGTTCAATGAGTTTTGTTGCCAATAAATGTGTCGTAAATGATGCTAGACTTCAGCAAAATTTATTTAATTTGGTTTTTAATAATCCTATAGGAATCGCTGGAGGATTTGATAAAAACGCTACTATGCTAAAACCGCTAACGGCACTTGGATTTGGTCATATAGAGTTTGGGACCTTGACTCCCAAGCCCCAAAGCGGAAATAAAAAACCTCGTCTTTTTAGGCTTGTAGAAGAAGAGAGTATCCAAAATGCAATGGGTTTTAACAATGAGGGGGCAAAAAAAATAGCAAAAAGAGTTCAAAAACTATACCCTTTTGTCATACCTCTTTTTGCAAATATAGGCAAAAATAAAGTAACTCCAAATGAAAACGCACTTGAAGATTATGAAAATTTAACTAAAGAATTTAGCGATATTTGTGATGCTTTTGTTATAAACATCTCTTCTCCAAATACGCTAAACCTGCGTGATCTGCAAAATGTAGAGTTCGTGAAGGAGCTTTTTAACAGGCTAACTTCTATAACTACAAAACCTATTATTTTTAAGATTGCACCAGATATGGACGATGAAAAAGCAGTTGAAATTTGTAAAACAGCAGTCGAAGGTGGTGCAAGCGGGGTTATCATAAACAATACAAGCGTTGATTATAGCCTTAGTAAATCACAAAATTTACAAAATTTTGGCGGACTAAGCGGTAAAGTGATTACTGAAAAATCTCGACGCCTCTTTAAGATCGTAGCTGATGAATTGTTTGGTAAAACCGTATTAATCGCAAGTGGCGGTATAGATAGCGGCGAAGAGGCTTATAGGCGTATTAGAATGGGCGCAAATTTGGTTCAAATTTACACCGCTTTTATATTTAGAGGTCCTGCTGTTTGTAGGTATATTAATTTAGAGCTCTTAGAGCTGCTTGAAAGAGACGGATTCGCAAATATTAGCGAAGCCGTGGGAATAGATATAGGAAAATAA